A genomic region of Lysinibacillus sp. 2017 contains the following coding sequences:
- the mnmE gene encoding tRNA uridine-5-carboxymethylaminomethyl(34) synthesis GTPase MnmE: MEFDTIAAISTPMGEGAIAIVRLSGDEAVAIADKIFKSPTNKKLTEVATHTINYGHLIDPKTDEIVEEVMLSLMRGPKTFTREDVVEINCHGGIVSVNRVLQLVLRSGARLAEPGEFTKRAFLNGRIDLSQAEAVMDLIRAKTDRAMNVALGQMDGKLSRLIASLRQALLETLAQVEVNIDYPEYDDVEEMTIPVLLEKCGWVREEIIKLLQTSSQGKILREGLSTVILGRPNVGKSSLLNSLVQENKAIVTDVAGTTRDIIEEYVNVRGVPLRLVDTAGIRETEDIVERIGVERSREALKGADLILLVLNYGEELVVEDERLFETIQAMDYIVVVNKTDIERKIDLNRVHELAGKHRVVTTSLVKEEGVIELEEAIAALFFEGQVEANDLTYVSNARHIALLHQAQDVIEEALAAAESGVPVDMIQIDVTRTWEILGEIIGDTVQESLINQLFSQFCLGK; this comes from the coding sequence ATGGAATTTGATACGATTGCTGCGATATCCACACCAATGGGAGAAGGAGCTATTGCCATTGTTCGTTTAAGCGGAGATGAAGCAGTAGCAATTGCAGATAAAATATTTAAATCACCAACGAATAAAAAATTAACAGAAGTCGCGACGCATACAATTAACTATGGACATTTAATTGATCCTAAAACAGATGAAATTGTAGAAGAAGTCATGTTGTCGCTAATGCGCGGTCCAAAAACTTTTACTCGTGAAGATGTAGTAGAGATTAATTGTCACGGGGGGATTGTATCTGTCAATCGCGTTTTACAGCTTGTTTTACGTTCTGGAGCACGTTTAGCAGAGCCTGGAGAGTTTACGAAGCGTGCGTTTTTAAATGGACGTATTGATCTTTCACAAGCAGAAGCGGTAATGGATTTAATTCGTGCGAAAACAGATCGTGCGATGAATGTTGCGCTTGGTCAAATGGATGGGAAACTTTCAAGATTAATTGCATCTTTACGCCAAGCATTATTAGAGACTTTAGCGCAAGTAGAAGTTAATATAGATTATCCAGAATATGATGATGTGGAAGAAATGACGATACCAGTACTATTAGAAAAATGTGGCTGGGTTCGTGAAGAAATCATCAAATTATTACAAACTTCTTCACAAGGTAAAATTTTACGTGAGGGATTATCAACAGTTATTTTAGGACGCCCAAATGTAGGGAAATCGTCGCTTTTAAATAGTTTAGTACAAGAAAATAAAGCAATTGTTACAGATGTCGCAGGAACAACACGTGATATCATTGAAGAGTATGTAAATGTTCGTGGTGTGCCACTACGTTTAGTTGATACAGCTGGGATTCGAGAAACAGAGGATATCGTTGAGCGAATCGGTGTAGAACGTTCACGTGAAGCGTTAAAAGGTGCAGATTTAATCTTACTTGTTTTAAACTATGGTGAAGAATTAGTAGTAGAAGACGAACGCTTATTTGAGACGATTCAAGCGATGGATTACATTGTAGTTGTGAATAAGACAGATATCGAGCGTAAAATTGATTTAAATCGTGTCCATGAATTAGCGGGCAAACATCGTGTTGTAACAACGTCTTTAGTAAAAGAAGAGGGCGTTATTGAGCTTGAAGAAGCAATTGCTGCCTTATTCTTTGAAGGACAAGTAGAGGCAAATGATTTAACCTATGTTTCAAATGCACGTCATATTGCGTTATTACATCAAGCACAGGACGTGATTGAAGAGGCACTAGCGGCAGCAGAATCTGGTGTACCTGTAGACATGATTCAAATTGATGTGACACGCACATGGGAGATTCTTGGTGAAATTATTGGAGATACGGTGCAGGAAAGCTTAATTAATCAGCTCTTCTCACAATTCTGTTTAGGAAAATAA